A single window of Plasmodium malariae genome assembly, chromosome: 8 DNA harbors:
- the Cap380 gene encoding oocyst capsule protein, putative, producing MHRINIFYVLFVGLLGMVHSSLYKDLLMGFPYGDEYDNMVKEPRHSIFKNKRFNLDINSFGNTCILNYKEVCETANYSINVNHGISDHEIKVMLVQKESSDIISVHTLTGKFSIDGNVSFLFNNIPSLHYNIILEVADLIHNTDYDIGVNCYCEECSDNVREIDLSLMDNQIIHKVRSDSKNKLTFPQKPFVNGQYLFSKYLFFHSEINLKTVENYDQLYNNYYELVTPCSGLIMTHSEQYNINYDMSSVHCYHVYLVNKFMKKINSNGGDNGKKDNLKFVTPVYIQFDKKEENFERMIDIIHDYTIPSLPLKYENSYYVPRETNVRGSLVRINTSGIFSLSKYIYKNNRDNRMEYVHMFRIFFQLFKKFNNISDEQMLQYTTGLHLQRHVLSSAYYEKLGDTIYAEELAVLLNSLAFEFNADAIGLNRNVLMIDEKQFVSKYGNASYAHILYDQLVLKQSQGVCLLIVESIAHELSSYINNKLKKTHKTICNTLRRSNSYSNITTMFYTYELDCNMTLFYKEHYVDEDIMIRQLITNKTLLEDVQVELLYEDIFEYVLIMHATIDKRVVQNLKTYVSKYINNDSMITITVVGRKSDRTEANIDVELKKITFSINCAENCTNSNPILIEHNYDYVFISTICVENSNLRTICFPQDGFSYIFDTRLLRVHMISINPYPEPVLTVDVHRTIVENLYCVLFTNPNMIPHENALVSYRDSVCKEYLNRCKLLTTKIFIKNVVAPASIFGVKDKLKLSFSTHFDEKHEEMIQIIYYSKGNTINEHSYIVTHYSDSLYVNEQMNKIVGQRKRDQFKLSSGEVVNNMLIDDDNFYKSISSFHEKEYNIDIYHTTDKYTLIQTTKWNGNDLSLYPFGEISINYEKIKTNVFMKFLHNYIYYYNKKEKYDMATFSPYFVNVSPYNYECLGAYAYLMNKFNILVNDSLNCEALHIIIEVLLKANLGKYFIHNKNKIHLNFYKHPGGDAHTVFDMVYMEIYEPHAPLEPFIKHKLNVSIDENNLNLLYSHRNVQYINKYFSNMYVLLFKVAYLSNQYDFYTFFYDLTGIRLIDDIVMQNLDKLDVEDQKNIQNIHSLLNQEYKISIAKHTEPSEKLINEISLLAAYIVELTSSYRKKLTHGDVSSVSRDSRGDRSTKQVATFAEIKYFVYVNEFKYGHSKKYTINEIIHRTSKYNALVIKKKILCCSNFVDEVENALKFFILYKYVLSEDRFVPSRETKTITKAHNIIQKLLERSIPCIDYMCEEGSSSDSSTSEGAGAGISTLSELNRMVYILMDRSGYVSRKIPTSYIDLKCINLDMANYYESIITSFKTTFDLYGALVTITMNKLLPDISIRIGKEMDNYLVYFLFRNLSVPFMGKTHRTETLELRRLLLLRSDPIDLDKDHVMFNMYVDSVDGNSLFMLEKIIFVSKGGDKLVKEVNVEYETFFVHPHNMISKEALTNKHISAYEKYYNKVVGCDHYNNGLQVCAYHPAYDYEGFTPFYVSYLENNQRKDILFKKNEDIANLISNGPVTLSKRYNIQVGGDRMLVDIYNSVQIIAHEIVSSIGINNFDSNFCGTLQLNNGHLHTPNDKDSLISNIFYDTTYCLNKGAVFRKILEVCKFRKEELERLFSIEESNILPYHLNENFAKLLTQKELLGLIFYFISVPPQVNQIVRGNLINLEISELVKSGKQGGYDISSIVEIENNGSVNIERSYLTNVNKHTLAAFNTAFYTQLIEHIQKSNKNSNHVLVADPSAVQNYMQNYINSNNSCNSLIFTNSGPLSLPEDVLTYNNPSFSFIDDKIYIKKKPDTYYAFNNFFLYEGQNYLKEKYLSAILVLSPYKFASINDVIYIDIIANSFDNKNQFVLNCYPRRKYNTSFFEKAYNIQPKSVYFVCKNLAVMYLKNGLYEFNRYLIQYREGGSSSSNGKGIQVYENMPVRPIYEVKNNNIIVPNREDVHIELQRVNNRNSTNIIEYLIHVKGPVSLHLDPYVVVKPIFTRTSYLYNTKIHITDDYLTYMYPRKLKYSEFIKLPMSKDLFKDKTLTLLTVKKSTSKNNFTYNIYSLAVVKSLNLTSIIVKDLFNNEFVINVDEEKVVREGGVNTVPEVAQKEKEESRKEVSPTFPKPVDADKKDNPLAENHTDGNYDDNDDDKKKKKACGAFFISIESSDFDNGKGSGSSNDRSIPTFQEQYFFMVFSTCVIREGLASLTISGNRYHFDVEAKHLMNENIFNEIYKKINDEVKLYNGRYIVSITRTAFRNELMPEVSEGEKKIIVQRVNKDGTLYIKHNIYGIGNEKNGFHVDIFSKNKDLVPATKEREATKPSVKAPVTNENRGVETKPKDRTPYPVTEAVVDPKSKPKLDPAKKDNTNTSIIQRNYMRTVQYMINIEGTTTTVAEVDKPYIKRYIMITNLLYSSNYKINVINGNYTGICEYGFCYTDEEFLENLIDDREIVNGTFKVSIEKHVFLTKYDESEPRSESKIRRDIVKHSNLVCLVKKEFSLTIDGLSLERTVESKYAQMEKEKETTTRKRSYYAPTRKEQKQVVQLDNDSLNSRDIVEWCTYKEWNVDLSNVNKHNVKLMDKAKESRTSSVSEEFKSTVEGRRMYHPLDNVPYDEIITQYIDNDINLFEGSTGGGVGNSKYIVQFDNIRNYRILRIGERKKSYQAGNRGHDGHVGSTENTQNFNHDEKHFAEFFKLLNNKPMNELYFLQMVTERNALLESNNDIVLNSSPIYLNSSSNSSTYKDEGKGQNDQFLVEIIGSDENDTGMLYTEMFIVHGYYLDEGTYYIELSRGIYTITHDSVGHKNINVSDIENLVNMSGRKLDDDSYEIYVERVLAVPNAQDALVGTGDGKDERVGTVRRVDDKEDGLIFDNIRKDLDSTLDREDSNKRRKTEFHEIIPDREREVHFRSYIHLHNDGHGNRCSFSKIIDGKGKGIAEGKYFVNVLNGSYNTTIVRGPKIDNYYIKLLLNKTWTYEDNIRSEFYIDIFIYDDKKGGNIADSNNHLEYDDYYVSIKPLSSDNKDIANERNVEYVKIQGAGIRPGVYEIEMSDNKYNGKDEQGNVMDRNFAKNIMLLCYERAKNGRYHVVIMDPKKSDSEAVNKNSGVGDGDGLPADTVLTKEISKTVMVQKMYNTKWNNGLLTLDVKFTQEGNIQDGIYNVYVFADGTQKFTKMIAGRMTEFEAKELQTALKPYLESGIFEIQIVENKLKEKVSRTDRLHRSTISGRPYDGTSSVTSHPTTSYDHQSNNSHISSLKRSLFPPTDEDRVMTHYQDKDENRSLNIFHCSSFKSSNCRNIFKNQKID from the coding sequence ATCTGtttagtaaatatttattttttcattctgaAATTAATTTGAAGACTGTCGAAAATTATGATCAGCTATATAACAACTACTACGAGTTGGTTACCCCTTGTTCTGGTCTAATCATGACTCATTCAGAACAATATAATATCAATTATGATATGTCTTCTGTACATTGTTATCATGTATATTTAGTTAATAAAttcatgaaaaaaattaactcaAATGGTGGGGATAATGGCAAAAAAGATAATCTTAAGTTTGTAACTCCtgtatatattcaatttGACAAAAAGGAGGAGAATTTTGAAAGGATGATAGATATTATACACGATTATACTATTCCTAGTCTTCCTttgaaatatgaaaatagtTATTATGTTCCTAGAGAAACCAATGTTAGAGGTAGCTTGGTACGTATCAACACCAGTGgtattttttccctttcaaAATAcatctataaaaataatagagaCAACAGAATGGAATATGTGCACATGTtcagaatattttttcagctatttaaaaagtttaataACATATCAGATGAACAAATGTTACAATATACTACAGGTTTACATTTGCAAAGGCATGTGCTCTCCTCAGCATATTATGAAAAGTTAGGTGATACCATATATGCAGAAGAGTTAGCAGTACTTTTAAATTCTCTCGCTTTTGAATTTAATGCAGATGCAATTGGACTTAATAGAAATGTTTTAATGATAGATGAAAAACAATTCGTATCCAAATATGGTAACGCatcatatgcacatatattatatgatcAACTAGTGCTTAAACAGTCGCAAGGAGTATGTCTACTTATTGTGGAATCTATTGCCCATGAACTCAgttcatacataaataacaaattgAAGAAGACACATAAAACCATATGCAACACCTTGAGACGAAGTAACAGTTATTCCAACATAACTACCATGTTTTATACCTACGAATTGGATTGTAATATGACCCTATTTTATAAAGAACATTATGTAGATGAGGATATAATGATAAGGCAGCTGATAACTAACAAAACGTTATTGGAAGATGTTCAAGTGGAATTACTCTACGAAGACATATTTGAGTACGTTCTTATTATGCATGCAACGATCGACAAACGAGTTGTGCAAAATTTGAAAACGTACGTTTctaagtatataaataatgactCAATGATTACCATAACAGTAGTAGGGAGAAAGAGTGATAGAACTGAGGCAAATATCGATGTTGAGCTTAAGAAAATTACATTTTCAATTAATTGTGCGGAAAATTGTACCAATTCTAATCCAATATTGATAGAACATAATTAtgattatgtatttataagcACCATATGTGTGGAGAATAGTAACCTACGAACCATTTGTTTTCCTCAAGATGGTTTTTCATACATCTTTGATACTCGATTATTACGAGTACATATGATAAGTATTAACCCTTATCCTGAACCGGTGCTAACAGTGGATGTTCATCGTACTATAGTAGAAAACTTATATTGTGTTTTGTTTACCAATCCGAATATGATACCCCACGAAAATGCTCTAGTTAGTTATAGAGACAGCGTATGTAAAGAATACCTCAATCGCTGTAAACTTTtaacaacaaaaatattcattaaaaatgtagTAGCACCAGCATCAATATTCGGAGTAAaggataaattaaaattatccTTTTCAACCCATTTTGATGAGAAACATGAAGAAATGATAcagattatttattattcaaaGGGGAATACGATAAATGAACATAGTTATATAGTAACACATTACAGTGACAGCTTATATGtgaatgaacaaatgaacaagaTTGTTGGACAACGTAAAAGAGATCAATTTAAATTATCCTCTGGAGAAGTGGTAAATAACATGTTAATAGATGacgataatttttataaaagtatatcTTCATTTCACGAAAAGGAATATAACATAGATATATATCATACTACAGATAAATACACCCTCATACAGACAACCAAATGGAATGGCAACGATTTGTCTTTATACCCGTTTGGTGAAATCAGTAtcaattatgaaaaaataaaaacaaatgtatttatgaaatttttacataattatatatattactataataaGAAAGAGAAATATGATATGGCTACATTTTCTCCATATTTTGTAAACGTATCTCCATATAACTACGAATGTTTGGGGGCCTATGCTTACTTGATGaacaaatttaatatattagtaaATGACTCGTTGAACTGTGAAGCGTTACACATTATTATAGAAGTGTTACTAAAAGCAAATttaggaaaatattttatccataataaaaataaaatccatcttaatttttataaacatcCTGGAGGAGATGCCCATACCGTTTTTGACATGGTTTATATGGAAATATATGAACCACATGCACCATTGGAACCATTTATCAAACACAAACTTAATGTAAGtattgatgaaaataatttaaatttactcTATTCACATAGAAATGTTCAGTACATAAATAAGTACTTTTCAAATATGTATGTCCTACTATTTAAGGTTGCTTATCTGTCCAACCAATACGatttttatactttcttTTACGACTTGACTGGAATTCGATTAATTGATGATATTGTTATGCAAAACTTGGATAAATTGGACGTTGAGGACCAAaagaatatacaaaatatacacTCATTACTCAATCAGGAATACAAGATTTCCATTGCCAAACACACCGAGCCATCCGAAAAGCTTATAAACGAAATCTCGCTCTTGGCCGCCTACATAGTCGAGTTGACCTCGTCCTACAGAAAAAAGCTTACCCACGGCGATGTTAGCAGTGTTAGCAGAGACAGTAGAGGCGATCGGAGTACCAAGCAGGTAGCCACCTTTGctgaaataaaatacttcGTGTACGTGAACGAGTTCAAGTACGGCCATAGCAAGAAGTACACGATAAACGAGATCATTCACAGAACGTCGAAATATAACGCCCTTGTGATTAAGAAAAAGATATTGTGTTGCTCTAACTTCGTTGATGAAGTTGAAAATGcgcttaaattttttattttatataaatatgtccTTAGCGAAGACAGATTCGTTCCTTCGAGGGAGACCAAGACGATTACCAAGGCGCATAACATAATACAGAAGCTTTTGGAACGCTCTATTCCTTGCATCGATTACATGTGCGAAGAGGGTAGCAGTAGTGATAGTAGCACTTCCGAGGGTGCTGGTGCTGGCATATCTACCCTAAGTGAGCTGAACCGCATGGTATATATTCTAATGGACCGATCCGGATACGTTTCTAGAAAAATACCGACGTCTTACATAGACCTTAAGTGCATCAACTTGGACATGGCGAACTACTATGAGAGCATAATTACCTCATTCAAAACAACATTTGATCTATATGGAGCATTGGTAACTATAACTATGAACAAGTTGTTACCTGATATAAGTATTCGAATAGGAAAAGAGATGGATAATTACTTAGTATACTTTTTGTTCAGAAATTTATCGGTACCATTTATGGGTAAAACACATAGAACAGAAACGCTAGAGTTAAGAAGATTATTGTTGTTAAGAAGTGATCCTATTGATTTGGACAAAGATCATGTAATGTTCAATATGTACGTAGATAGTGTAGATGGAAACTCTCTTTTTAtgttagaaaaaattatttttgtatcaAAGGGAGGTGATAAATTAGTAAAAGAAGTAAATGTAGAATATGAAACGTTTTTTGTTCATCCCCATAATATGATATCAAAAGAGGCATTgacaaataaacatattagtGCATACGAaaagtattataataaagtaGTAGGGTGTgatcattataataatggatTACAAGTATGTGCTTATCATCCAGCATATGACTATGAAGGGTTCACTCCATTCTATGTATCCTATTTAGAAAACAATCaaagaaaagatatattatttaaaaaaaatgaagatataGCAAACTTGATTAGCAATGGTCCGGTAACGTTATCTAAACGATATAACATACAGGTAGGAGGAGACCGTATGTTagttgatatatataattctgtTCAAATTATAGCACACGAAATTGTATCCTCTATAGGGATAAATAATTTCGATAGCAATTTTTGTGGTACCTTACAACTAAATAACGGTCATTTACATACACCTAATGACAAAGATTCATTAATATCTAACATTTTTTACGACACGACTTATTGCTTAAATAAAGGTGCagtatttagaaaaattctAGAAGTTTGCAAATTTAGAAAAGAAGAACTAGAGCGCTTATTTTCCATTGAAgaaagtaatatattacCATATCATCTGAACGAgaattttgcaaaattgtTGACTCAGAAGGAATTGCTAGGCTTAATCTTTTACTTTATCTCTGTACCTCCTCAAGTGAACCAAATCGTAAGGGGAAACCTTATAAACTTGGAAATTTCGGAGCTTGTCAAATCCGGTAAACAGGGTGGTTATGATATAAGCAGCATAGTCGAGATTGAGAATAACGGATCAGTGAATATAGAAAGGAGCTACTTAACAAATGTAAACAAACATACTTTAGCCGCATTTAATACAGCATTTTACACACAGTTGATAGAACATATacaaaaatcaaataaaaatagtaatcaTGTGTTAGTAGCTGATCCGAGTGCTGTACAGAATTACATGCAGAACTACATTAACAGCAACAATTCATGTAATAGTTTGATCTTTACCAACAGTGGACCTCTATCCCTACCGGAGGATGTCCTAACTTATAACAACCCcagtttttcatttatagatgataaaatatatataaagaaaaaaccAGACACATACTATGcctttaataatttttttttatatgaaggACAAAACTATTTAAAGGAGAAGTACCTAAGTGCTATACTTGTTTTATCCCCATACAAATTTGCATCAATCAAtgatgttatttatatagatataatagCCAACTCTTTCGACAATAAAAATCAGTTCGTACTGAATTGTTACCCAcgtagaaaatataatacttctttttttgaaaaagcaTATAATATACAGCCCAAATCGGTGTATTTTGTTTGTAAGAATTTGGCAGTTATGTACCTAAAGAATGGCCTGTATGAGTTCAACAGGTATTTGATTCAGTATAGAGAAGGGGGTAGTAGCAGCAGCAATGGAAAGGGGATCCAGGTGTACGAAAATATGCCCGTAAGACCCATAtatgaagtaaaaaataataatataatagtgCCAAATAGGGAAGATGTGCATATAGAACTACAGCGTGTAAACAATAGAAATAGTACAAATATAATTGAATATTTAATACATGTAAAGGGACCAGTTTCTCTACATTTAGATCCATATGTTGTAGTTAAACCAATATTTACACGTACTTCTTATCTATATAACACAAAAATTCATATTACTGATGATTATTTAACTTATATGTATCCTAGGAAACTAAAATATTCTGAGTTTATAAAATTGCCCATGAGCAAAGATCTTTTTAAAGATAAAACCTTAACATTACTGACTGTGAAGAAGAGTACGAGTAAAAACAACTTCACATACAATATTTACTCTTTAGCTGTTGTCAAGTCGCTCAACCTAACAAGTATAATAGTAAAGGACCTATTCAACAATGAATTTGTAATAAATGTAGACGAGGAGAAAGTGGTACGCGAGGGTGGAGTAAACACAGTACCAGAAGTAGCGCAGAAAGAGAAGGAAGAAAGTAGGAAAGAAGTTTCTCCCACTTTCCCCAAACCGGTAGATGCGGACAAAAAGGATAACCCGTTGGCGGAAAACCATACTGATGGCAATTATGAtgataatgatgatgataaaaaaaagaaaaaggccTGTGGTGCGTTCTTCATCTCCATAGAAAGTAGCGACTTCGACAATGGAAAAGGCAGCGGCAGTAGCAATGATAGAAGTATACCTACTTTCCAGGAACAGTACTTTTTCATGGTATTTTCTACGTGTGTAATCCGCGAAGGACTTGCGTCGCTAACCATTTCTGGGAACAGGTATCATTTCGATGTAGAAGCAAAGCATTTAATGAATGAAAACATATTCAATGAGATATACAAGAAAATAAATGACGAAGTGAAGTTATATAATGGTAGATACATTGTAAGTATAACAAGGACTGCATTTAGAAATGAACTCATGCCAGAAGTCTCagaaggagaaaaaaaaattatcgtGCAACGAGTAAACAAGGACGGTACATTGTACATAAAGCATAATATATACGGTAtaggaaatgaaaaaaatggattCCATGtagatattttttcaaaaaataaggaCTTAGTACCAGCAACCAAAGAGAGAGAAGCGACAAAACCGTCTGTAAAAGCACCAGTTACAAATGAAAACAGGGGTGTGGAAACAAAGCCAAAGGATAGAACACCCTACCCTGTTACAGAAGCAGTAGTAGATCCAAAATCTAAGCCGAAGTTGGATCCAGCGAAAAAGGACAATACTAATACATCAATTATTCAAAGAAATTATATGAGAACGGTTCAATACATGATTAACATAGAAGGGACAACTACTACTGTAGCAGAAGTAGACAAACCATACATAAAACGatatataatgataacaaatttattatattctagtaattataaaataaacgtTATTAATGGAAATTATACTGGTATATGTGAATATGGGTTTTGTTATACAGATGAAGaatttttggaaaatttaATAGATGACAGAGAGATAGTAAATGGTACATTTAAAGTATCTATTGAGAAACATGTATTCTTAACAAAATATGATGAGAGTGAACCTCGATCTGAATCGAAAATACGTAGAGATATAGTCAAACATAGCAACCTTGTATGTTtggtaaaaaaagaattcaGTTTGACTATCGATGGGTTGAGTTTAGAAAGAACTGTGGAATCGAAATATGCACAAATGGAAAAGGAGAAGGAGACGACTACGAGAAAGAGGTCTTATTATGCACCTACTAGGAAAGAACAAAAGCAAGTGGTACAACTAGATAATGATTCTCTAAACAGTAGGGATATAGTAGAATGGTGTACATACAAAGAATGGAATGTAGATTTAAGTAACGTAAATAAGCATAATGTAAAACTGATGGACAAAGCAAAAGAGTCTAGAACTAGTAGTGTATCTGAAGAGTTCAAATCTACGGTGGAAGGCAGAAGAATGTATCATCCTTTAGATAATGTGCCATATGATGAAATTATCACGCAGTATATTGACAATGATATTAATCTCTTCGAGGGAAGTACAGGTGGTGGTGTTGGTAATTCTAAGTACATTGTACAATTTGACAATATAAGGAATTACAGAATATTAAGAATTGGGGAAAGGAAAAAGAGCTACCAAGCTGGTAACAGGGGGCATGATGGTCATGTTGGTTCTACTGAAAACACCCAAAATTTCAACCATGATGAAAAACATTTTGCAGagtttttcaaattattaaataacaaaCCGATGAATGAATTATACTTTTTGCAAATGGTAACTGAGAGAAACGCATTATTAGAGAGTAATAACGATATAGTATTAAATAGTTCACCTATATATcttaatagtagtagtaatagctCAACATATAAGGATGAAGGGAAAGGACAGAATGACCAATTTTTAGTTGAAATAATAGGAAGTGACGAAAATGATACGGGAATGTTATATACCGAAATGTTTATTGTCCATGGGTACTATTTAGACGAAGGAACATACTACATAGAACTTTCAAGGggaatatatacaattacaCATGATTCTGTCGGacataaaaacattaatgtAAGCGATATTGAAAACTTGGTAAATATGTCCGGAAGGAAATTAGACGACGACtcatatgaaatatatgtgGAGCGGGTTTTAGCAGTTCCTAATGCGCAAGATGCTCTAGTTGGTACAGGTGATGGAAAGGATGAAAGAGTAGGAACAGTTAGAAGAGTTGATGACAAAGAGGATGGACTAATTTTCGATAATATAAGGAAAGATTTGGATTCAACTTTGGATAGAGAGGATTCAAACAAAAGGAGAAAAACTGAATTCCATGAAATTATTCCAGATCGAGAAAGAGAAGTTCATTTTAGATCTTATATTCACTTACATAATGATGGACATGGTAACAGATGCTCatttagtaaaattataGATGGAAAGGGAAAGGGAATAGCAGAAGGTAAATATTTCGTAAATGTATTGAATGGGTCCTACAATACAACCATTGTGCGAGGTCCCAAAATAGATAATTACTATATAAAGCTACTCTTGAATAAGACATGGACCTATGAAGATAATATTAGATCTGAATTTTATATtgacatttttatatatgatgaCAAGAAAGGGGGAAACATAGCAGATAGTAATAATCATCTAGAATATGATGATTATTATGTTTCCATAAAACCATTAAGTTCTGATAATAAAGATATAGCAAATGAAAGAAATGttgaatatgtaaaaatcCAGGGAGCTGGTATACGGCCTGGGGTGTATGAAATAGAAATGTCAGACAATAAATACAATGGAAAAGATGAACAAGGTAATGTAATGGATAgaaattttgcaaaaaatattatgctCTTATGTTATGAGAGGGCCAAAAATGGGAGATATCATGTAGTCATTATGGACCCCAAGAAGAGCGATTCTGAAGCAGTCAACAAGAACAGCGGCGTAGGCGATGGTGATGGTCTACCAGCCGATACTGTATtaacaaaagaaataagCAAAACTGTTATGGtacaaaaaatgtacaatACAAAATGGAATAATGGACTACTAACTTTGGATGTAAAATTCACTCAAGAAGGTAATATACAAGATGGTATATACAATGTCTACGTGTTTGCAGATGGAACACAAAAATTTACAAAGATGATTGCAGGTCGAATGACTGAGTTCGAAGCCAAAGAGTTGCAAACGGCGCTCAAACCATATTTAGAATCTGGCATTTTTGAAATTCAAATAGTGGAAAATAAGTTAAAAGAGAAGGTTTCAAGAACGGATAGGCTTCACCGTAGCACTATCAGTGGGCGACCATACGATGGAACATCCAGTGTTACCTCACATCCTACAACGAGCTATGATCATCAGTCTAACAACAGCCATATATCATCTTTAAAGCGCTCTTTATTCCCACCAACAGATGAGGATAGAGTTATGACTCATTATCAAGATAAGGATGAAAATCGAAGCCTTAACATTTTTCATTGCTCTTCATTTAAATCAAGCAACTgcagaaatatttttaaaaaccaAAAAATTGATTAG
- the CCT5 gene encoding T-complex protein 1 subunit epsilon, putative, translating into MNIAIDEYGQPFVILKEEEKKRIKGIEAHKSNILAAKVVADILKSSIGPRGMDKIIVSEDNNVTVTNDGATILEKIDVQHECAKLLVELSKSQDNEIGDGTTGVVIIAGVLLEEAYALIDKGIHPLRIADGFENACNIALKAIEDIAITVDIEGSDHEILKKLASTSLSSKIVSSKKDLLSNIVVDAVLSVADMKRKDVRFDLIKIEGKTGGLLEESTLIKGIVLNKELSHSQMCKEVRNAKIAILTCPFEPPKPKIKHKLNITNVEAYRDLQAIEKKYFYDMVDSLKKAGANFVICQWGFDDEANYLLLKENIPAIRWVGGVEMELIAIATGGKIIPRFEDIHESKLGKAEVIREISHGTVNNPMVYIEGCSNTKAITILLRGGNQMMIEECERSVHDALCSVRNLIRDNRILPGGGSSEIYAALEIENVADKCKGIEQYAIRAFGNALLSIPINLCNNMGLNSIDIISEIKTKIIQEKKKNLGIDSLNYKVDDMIEKGIFETFNSKYNQFSLATQVVKMILKIDDVIAPNDFN; encoded by the coding sequence ATGAACATTGCAATAGATGAATACGGGCAACCCTTTGTTATACTGAAggaagaagagaaaaaaaggattaaGGGAATAGAAGCGCACAAAAGCAATATCTTAGCAGCAAAGGTAGTGGCGGACATATTGAAAAGCTCTATAGGTCCTAGAGGAATGGACAAAATTATTGTAAGTGAAGATAACAATGTTACTGTAACGAATGATGGAGCAactatattagaaaaaatagatGTGCAGCATGAATGTGCAAAATTGTTAGTAGAGTTATCAAAAAGTCAAGATAATGAAATAGGAGATGGAACAACAGGGGTAGTTATCATAGCAGGTGTTTTATTAGAAGAAGCTTATGCATTAATTGACAAGGGTATACATCCTTTGAGAATTGCAGACGGTTTTGAAAATGCTTGCAACATAGCATTAAAAGCAATTGAAGATATAGCTATAACTGTTGATATTGAAGGTAGTGATCATgagattttaaaaaaattagctaGTACTTCCTTAAGTTCAAAAATAGTATCTAGCaaaaaagatttattatCAAATATAGTAGTTGATGCAGTTTTGTCCGTAGCAGatatgaaaagaaaagatgTGCGATttgatttaataaaaattgaagGAAAAACTGGTGGACTGTTGGAAGAATCAACATTAATTAAGGGTATcgttttaaataaagaattatcTCATTCACAAATGTGTAAAGAAGTTAGAAATGCGAAAATAGCTATTTTAACATGTCCATTTGAACCACCCAAAcccaaaataaaacataaattaaatataactaaTGTAGAGGCATATAGAGATTTACAAgctatagaaaaaaaatatttctatgaTATGGTagattctttaaaaaaagcaGGAGCTAACTTTGTTATATGTCAATGGGGATTTGATGATGAagcaaattatttattactaaaagaaaatattccTGCTATTAGATGGGTAGGAGGAGTAGAAATGGAATTAATTGCTATAGCTACAGGAGGAAAAATTATCCCAAGATTTGAAGATATACATGAATCGAAATTAGGAAAAGCAGAAGTTATTAGAGAAATTAGTCATGGTACTGTTAATAACCCTATGGTTTATATTGAAGGCTGTTCTAATACAAAAGCTATTACCATTCTGTTGAGAGGGGGTAATCAAATGATGATAGAAGAATGTGAAAGAAGTGTACATGATGCACTTTGTTCTGTTCGTAATTTAATAAGAGATAATCGAATATTACCTGGAGGTGGATCAAGTGAAATTTATGCTGCAttagaaatagaaaatgTTGCTGATAAATGTAAAGGGATAGAACAATATGCTATTAGAGCTTTTGGAAATGCATTATTATCAATACCTATTAACTTATGCAATAATATGGGATTAAATAGTATTGATATCATTTCagaaattaaaacaaaaattattcaagagaaaaaaaaaaatctaggTATTGACAGTCTAAATTACAAAGTTGATGATATGATAGAAAAAGGAATTTTCGAAACATtcaattcaaaatataatcaaTTTTCTTTGGCTACTCAAGTTGTTAAAATGATACTAAAAATTGACGATGTAATTGCACCAAACGACTTTAATTAA